The proteins below come from a single Lactobacillus johnsonii genomic window:
- the tadA gene encoding tRNA adenosine(34) deaminase TadA: MLTKEQKEKYMHLAFEQAKKAEEQGEVPIGAVVVDKDGNVIGEGYNRRELDEDATQHAEMIAIRQACKKLNSWRLVDCSLFITLEPCPMCSGAIINSRLAEVYYGAFDPKAGAAGSVIDLFKVEKFNHHPKIYGGLFRDQAAQMLKDFFREIRRKQKQDK; this comes from the coding sequence ATGTTAACTAAAGAGCAAAAAGAAAAATACATGCACCTAGCCTTTGAACAGGCAAAAAAAGCTGAAGAACAAGGTGAAGTACCAATTGGTGCAGTTGTTGTGGATAAAGATGGCAATGTGATTGGTGAAGGATATAATAGACGCGAGCTTGATGAAGATGCAACGCAACATGCCGAAATGATTGCTATTAGACAAGCTTGTAAAAAATTAAATTCTTGGCGTCTAGTCGACTGTAGTTTGTTTATTACACTTGAACCCTGTCCCATGTGCAGCGGTGCCATCATTAATTCAAGATTGGCTGAAGTTTATTATGGTGCTTTTGATCCAAAAGCTGGAGCAGCAGGCAGTGTCATTGACTTATTTAAGGTAGAAAAATTTAATCACCATCCTAAAATTTATGGCGGTTTATTTAGGGATCAAGCAGCCCAAATGCTAAAAGATTTTTTCCGTGAAATTAGACGTAAACAAAAGCAAGATAAATAG
- the rplL gene encoding 50S ribosomal protein L7/L12 encodes MALDTEKIIEDLKGASILELNDLVKAIEDEFGVSAAAPVAAAGAAGAGAEKTEFDVELTDVGQEKVKVIKVVRDITGLGLKDSKDLVDGAPKNVKEGVSEDEANDIKAKLEEVGATVTVK; translated from the coding sequence ATGGCTTTAGATACTGAAAAGATTATTGAAGATTTAAAAGGTGCTTCAATCCTTGAATTAAACGACTTAGTAAAGGCTATTGAAGACGAATTTGGTGTTTCAGCTGCTGCTCCAGTTGCTGCTGCAGGTGCTGCAGGCGCAGGTGCAGAAAAGACTGAATTTGACGTTGAATTGACTGATGTTGGTCAAGAAAAAGTTAAGGTTATCAAGGTTGTTCGTGACATCACTGGTCTTGGCCTTAAGGATTCTAAGGACCTTGTTGATGGTGCTCCTAAGAACGTTAAGGAAGGCGTTTCTGAAGACGAAGCTAACGACATCAAAGCTAAGCTTGAAGAAGTTGGCGCAACTGTTACTGTTAAGTAA
- a CDS encoding ion channel: protein MLKKNFYKWFKAALAIISIILLVLDFAAIIDINSRNSKWFWLNNLILIILAIDYFSRLYLAKNKKVFFRNNIFELLAIIPVGLAFSWMKLAQLGDIGLYFRLLRLIRLAGLVGMLKDILHTHGILYVIYFSIAFLMLGSVAISITEHVSLDQAFWWAVTTASTVGYGDISKHTISPQSLLGKLVILAMILIGVGVMGIVTSSLTAYLMRRNEGKISIKDKNADLTLILDKLDRLEDQNKMLAEQNQNLQKQIQELKENRPPREWDKLKEWIEKKKDKN from the coding sequence ATGCTTAAGAAAAATTTTTATAAATGGTTTAAAGCCGCTTTAGCTATTATTTCAATTATTCTGCTTGTGTTAGATTTTGCGGCAATAATTGATATTAATAGTAGGAATAGTAAGTGGTTTTGGCTAAATAACCTTATTTTAATTATTTTGGCAATAGATTACTTTTCTCGGCTCTATCTTGCAAAAAATAAGAAAGTATTTTTTAGAAATAATATTTTTGAGCTGCTAGCAATTATTCCTGTTGGCCTTGCCTTTAGTTGGATGAAACTGGCTCAGTTGGGAGATATTGGTTTATATTTTAGGCTATTACGTTTAATCCGGTTGGCTGGTCTAGTGGGGATGCTAAAAGATATCTTACACACTCATGGTATTTTATATGTAATATACTTTAGTATTGCCTTTTTGATGTTAGGATCAGTTGCAATTTCGATTACTGAGCATGTTTCACTTGATCAAGCATTCTGGTGGGCCGTAACTACTGCAAGTACTGTCGGTTATGGAGATATTTCTAAACACACGATTTCACCGCAATCTTTACTGGGAAAATTAGTGATTTTAGCAATGATTCTGATTGGAGTAGGAGTAATGGGAATCGTTACTAGTTCGCTTACTGCTTACTTGATGAGAAGAAATGAAGGTAAAATCAGTATTAAAGACAAGAATGCTGATTTGACCTTAATTTTAGATAAATTAGACCGGCTAGAAGATCAAAATAAGATGTTGGCTGAGCAAAATCAAAACTTGCAAAAACAAATCCAAGAATTAAAAGAAAATCGTCCTCCTCGGGAGTGGGATAAACTTAAGGAATGGATTGAAAAGAAAAAAGACAAAAATTAA
- a CDS encoding transcriptional regulator, whose product MKIREALRKERLAQHKTQAAWIKNIPMSVSHYSEIETGYAKNGKEADIDSEKLILLLKSNHVDIIRFFESVNGSYKIDERARMIEDISNQLSIAFNNNDLERVEKITHKLENMPAVPKITYYRAVLIRAYLKDEMTAMDKATRAKINQYIYQKDNWVTDNEALTIFGNSMPISDPDILIARMGKVLRYYKNLENCPATFQRRVSTVCVNYLYTALCIRKIDKYVSETMALIRTLPFDDRFGLKILITQYFEDMRSGDKKSMQQLKDVLRHAGLTKLANRL is encoded by the coding sequence ATGAAAATAAGAGAAGCTCTTCGAAAAGAAAGATTGGCTCAACATAAAACACAAGCCGCTTGGATTAAAAATATACCTATGTCTGTTTCTCACTATTCAGAAATAGAGACAGGTTATGCTAAAAATGGAAAAGAAGCAGATATTGATAGTGAAAAATTAATTTTACTTCTTAAATCTAATCATGTAGATATAATAAGATTTTTTGAGTCAGTCAATGGCTCGTACAAAATTGATGAACGTGCAAGGATGATAGAGGATATTTCTAATCAATTATCAATTGCTTTTAATAATAATGATTTAGAAAGAGTCGAGAAAATTACTCATAAATTGGAAAATATGCCTGCTGTTCCAAAAATCACATATTATCGGGCTGTATTAATCAGGGCTTATTTAAAGGATGAAATGACTGCAATGGATAAGGCAACTCGAGCAAAAATTAATCAATATATTTATCAAAAAGATAATTGGGTTACAGATAACGAGGCATTAACAATTTTTGGTAACTCTATGCCTATTTCTGATCCAGACATTTTGATTGCTAGAATGGGAAAGGTATTACGCTACTATAAAAATTTAGAAAATTGTCCAGCTACTTTTCAGCGGAGAGTATCCACAGTTTGTGTTAATTATTTATATACGGCACTTTGTATTAGAAAAATTGATAAATATGTGTCAGAAACAATGGCTCTTATTCGTACATTGCCTTTTGATGATAGGTTTGGATTAAAGATTCTCATTACTCAATATTTTGAAGATATGAGAAGTGGAGATAAAAAATCTATGCAGCAATTAAAAGATGTTCTGAGACATGCAGGTCTAACGAAACTTGCAAATCGATTATAG
- a CDS encoding YxeA family protein, whose translation MKKFKIGVISLLTVLVIAIIGVLTVHTSATDRLNPLVSETVSYAKVPKDTQNYKQVTIINPKDGKTRAYKIKQVGGYDPNQEYIKIHHKGQYVKSISYITKNQFYNQQ comes from the coding sequence ATGAAGAAATTTAAAATAGGAGTTATTTCACTTCTGACTGTACTGGTAATAGCAATTATTGGCGTTTTGACTGTTCATACATCTGCGACCGATCGTTTAAATCCATTGGTTAGCGAAACAGTTAGTTATGCTAAGGTTCCAAAAGACACTCAGAATTACAAACAAGTAACGATCATTAACCCAAAGGATGGTAAAACTAGAGCTTATAAAATAAAACAAGTGGGTGGCTATGATCCAAATCAGGAATATATTAAGATCCATCATAAGGGCCAATATGTAAAATCAATTTCATATATTACAAAAAATCAGTTTTATAACCAACAATAA
- a CDS encoding class I SAM-dependent methyltransferase, with translation MTKKNQMYFAANPDAKHDEHLVDYHIDDIDLKFTTDAGVFSKLRVDYGSGVLIKAMKNVDFPKDGILDVGTGYGPMGLFAAKFWPDQEVDMVDVNERALDLAKRNAQFNRIDNVNIYQSDIYEQVDKKYGLIITNPPIRAGKKVVDQILADAKDHLVEKGVLLVVIQKKQGAPSAKKLMTKIYGNCEILARDKGYYILMSTNN, from the coding sequence ATGACAAAAAAGAATCAAATGTATTTTGCGGCTAATCCTGATGCCAAGCATGATGAACACTTAGTTGATTATCATATTGATGATATTGATTTAAAATTTACAACTGACGCAGGTGTTTTTTCAAAATTAAGAGTTGATTATGGTTCCGGCGTTTTAATAAAGGCAATGAAAAACGTTGATTTTCCAAAGGATGGAATCTTAGATGTTGGGACTGGTTACGGTCCGATGGGATTATTTGCGGCTAAGTTTTGGCCTGATCAAGAAGTTGATATGGTAGATGTAAATGAGCGTGCCTTAGATTTAGCTAAAAGAAATGCACAGTTTAATCGGATTGATAATGTAAATATTTATCAGTCAGATATTTATGAACAGGTGGATAAAAAATACGGGCTAATTATTACTAATCCACCAATTCGTGCTGGTAAAAAGGTAGTCGACCAAATTTTGGCTGACGCAAAAGACCATCTAGTAGAAAAAGGCGTCTTATTGGTAGTAATTCAGAAGAAACAAGGTGCACCTAGTGCCAAGAAATTAATGACAAAGATATACGGAAATTGTGAGATTCTAGCTCGTGATAAGGGTTACTACATTTTAATGAGTACAAATAATTAA